One segment of Monomorium pharaonis isolate MP-MQ-018 chromosome 6, ASM1337386v2, whole genome shotgun sequence DNA contains the following:
- the LOC105830790 gene encoding glucose transporter type 1 isoform X10, with the protein MVSLPPSLQKQVSVMSMNLSAKLDELQRGDRQLETTVALCEIRTQLQELTKSVESCQSEVSEVKRDMVTIKQELDTVQQVKEEIEELREYVNRLEEHSHRRKLRLLEQVTSGVRHNGLTLFLSYAILAAVLGMLQFGYNTGVINAPEVNIENFMKDVYKDRYGEDISDDSVKTLYSVAVSIFAIGGMVGGFSGGTIANRFGRKGGLLLNNVLGIVGACLMGFTKLAESYEMLFFGRFIIGVNCGLNTSLVPMYISEIAPLNLRGGLGTVNQLAVTVGLLVSQVLGIEQILGTNEGWPVLLGLAICPAILQLLLLPVCPESPRYLLITKQWEEEARKALRRLRASNQVEEDIEEMRAEERAQQAESTISMTELICSPTLRAPLVIGVVMQLSQQLSGINAVFYYSTNLFTSSGLTDESAKFATIGIGAIMVCMTLVSIPLMDRTGRRTLHLYGLGGMFIFSIFITISFLIKEFFGYVQEMIDWMSYISVVSTLCFVVFFAVGPGSIPWMITAELFSQGPRPAAMSIAVLVNWMANFLVGIGFPSMKTSLENYTFLPFSAFLAIFWIFTYKKVPETKNKTFEEILALFRHGNDRSSLRDSRLYGSMLNCVNALEGHIPPAESAALMVAEEKPHPDSCKALKKQPDQHQSRYIVTR; encoded by the exons ATGGTCTCCCTACCTCCCAG TCTGCAGAAACAGGTCAGCGTTATGAGTATGAACCTGAGTGCCAAGCTGGACGAGCTGCAGCGGGGTGACCGCCAGCTGGAGACCACCGTCGCTCTCTGCGAGATCCGCACGCAGCTGCAGGAACTCACGAAGAGCGTAGAGTCTTGTCAGAGCGAGGTCAGCGAGGTGAAACGGGACATGGTTACGATTAAG CAAGAACTAGACACGGTACAGCAGGTCAAGGAAGAGATAGAGGAATTACGAGAGTACGTGAATAGACTGGAAGAGCACTCCCATCGGCGGAAACTTAGGCTCTTGGAGCAGGTGACTTCCGGTGTTAGACACAAT GGACTGACGCTTTTCCTGTCGTACGCGATACTAGCAGCCGTATTGGGAATGTTGCAGTTTGGATACAACACTGGAGTGATTAACGCGCCTGAAGTG AACATAGAGAATTTTATGAAAGACGTGTACAAGGATAGGTACGGGGAGGATATTTCGGATGATTCTGTTAAGACGTTGTACTCCGTGGCCGTGAGCATATTCGCGATCGGTGGTATGGTGGGTGGTTTCAGCGGAGGGACAATTGCCAACAGATTTGGCAG AAAGGGAGGCTTACTGCTAAACAACGTGCTGGGCATCGTGGGGGCGTGCCTAATGGGTTTCACGAAACTTGCCGAGTCGTACGAAATGCTATTCTTTGGACGATTCATCATCGGTGTCAATTGTGGCTTGAACACCTCGTTGGTTCCCATGTACATATCGGAAATAGCGCCATTGAACCTAAGAGGCGGCCTAGGCACGGTGAATCAGCTCGCTGTTACGGTGGGCCTCCTGGTCTCCCAGGTGCTGGGCATCGAGCAAATCCTTGGAACAAACGAGGGTTGGCCCGTACTCTTAGGACTAGCTATCTGTCCTGCCATTCTACAGCTATTGCTGCTTCCAGTTTGCCCGGAATCTCCAAG aTATTTGCTCATTACTAAACAGTGGGAGGAAGAGGCTCGGAAAGCTTTGAGAAGGTTGAGAGCCAGTAACCAAGTGGAGGAAGACATTGAGGAGATGAGAGCGGAGGAGCGAGCTCAACAAGCTGAGTCCACGATATCGATGACAGAGCTTATATGCAGTCCAACTTTAAGAGCACCTCTCGTTATTGGTGTGGTTATGCAACTTTCGCAGCAGCTTTCGGGTATCAACGCC gtattttattattccacGAATCTGTTCACTAGTTCTGGTTTAACGGACGAGAGTGCCAAGTTTGCAACCATTGGCATAGGTGCCATCATGGTTTGTATGACGCTAGTGTCTATCCCACTCATGGATAGGACAGGAAGGCGTACGTTGCACTTGTACGGTCTCGGTGGCATGTTTATCTTTTCAATATTCATCACAATTTCGTTTCTCATAAAG GAGTTCTTTGGCTATGTGCAGGAAATGATCGACTGGATGTCCTACATCTCGGTGGTGTCGACCCTGTGCTTCGTCGTGTTTTTCGCCGTGGGGCCCGGATCTATACCCTGGATGATCACGGCGGAACTGTTCTCGCAAGGCCCTAGACCCGCCGCCATGTCCATTGCGGTTCTCGTCAATTGGATGGCTAATTTTTTGGTTGGCATCGGTTTTCCAAGCATGAAG ACTAGCCTTGAAAATTACACGTTCCTACCGTTCAGTGCATTTCTAGCCATCTTCTGGATCTTCACTTACAAGAAGGTTCCTGAGACCAAGAATAAAACGTTCGAAGAGATTCTAGCTTTATTCAGGCATGGTAACGACAG GAGCAGCTTGCGGGACAGCAGACTTTATGG GAGCATGCTAAACTGTGTGAATGCATTAGAGGGACACATACCGCCAGCAGAGAGCGCAGCCCTGATGGTGGCAGAGGAGAAGCCACATCCTGATTCATGTAAGGCTTTAAAAAAACAACCTGACCAGCATCAATCACGATACATTGTGACACGATAA
- the LOC105830790 gene encoding glucose transporter type 1 isoform X11: MSMNLSAKLDELQRGDRQLETTVALCEIRTQLQELTKSVESCQSEVSEVKRDMVTIKQELDTVQQVKEEIEELREYVNRLEEHSHRRKLRLLEQVTSGVRHNGLTLFLSYAILAAVLGMLQFGYNTGVINAPEVNIENFMKDVYKDRYGEDISDDSVKTLYSVAVSIFAIGGMVGGFSGGTIANRFGRKGGLLLNNVLGIVGACLMGFTKLAESYEMLFFGRFIIGVNCGLNTSLVPMYISEIAPLNLRGGLGTVNQLAVTVGLLVSQVLGIEQILGTNEGWPVLLGLAICPAILQLLLLPVCPESPRYLLITKQWEEEARKALRRLRASNQVEEDIEEMRAEERAQQAESTISMTELICSPTLRAPLVIGVVMQLSQQLSGINAVFYYSTNLFTSSGLTDESAKFATIGIGAIMVCMTLVSIPLMDRTGRRTLHLYGLGGMFIFSIFITISFLIKEFFGYVQEMIDWMSYISVVSTLCFVVFFAVGPGSIPWMITAELFSQGPRPAAMSIAVLVNWMANFLVGIGFPSMKTSLENYTFLPFSAFLAIFWIFTYKKVPETKNKTFEEILALFRHGNDRSSLRDSRLYGSMLNCVNALEGHIPPAESAALMVAEEKPHPDSCKALKKQPDQHQSRYIVTR, translated from the exons ATGAGTATGAACCTGAGTGCCAAGCTGGACGAGCTGCAGCGGGGTGACCGCCAGCTGGAGACCACCGTCGCTCTCTGCGAGATCCGCACGCAGCTGCAGGAACTCACGAAGAGCGTAGAGTCTTGTCAGAGCGAGGTCAGCGAGGTGAAACGGGACATGGTTACGATTAAG CAAGAACTAGACACGGTACAGCAGGTCAAGGAAGAGATAGAGGAATTACGAGAGTACGTGAATAGACTGGAAGAGCACTCCCATCGGCGGAAACTTAGGCTCTTGGAGCAGGTGACTTCCGGTGTTAGACACAAT GGACTGACGCTTTTCCTGTCGTACGCGATACTAGCAGCCGTATTGGGAATGTTGCAGTTTGGATACAACACTGGAGTGATTAACGCGCCTGAAGTG AACATAGAGAATTTTATGAAAGACGTGTACAAGGATAGGTACGGGGAGGATATTTCGGATGATTCTGTTAAGACGTTGTACTCCGTGGCCGTGAGCATATTCGCGATCGGTGGTATGGTGGGTGGTTTCAGCGGAGGGACAATTGCCAACAGATTTGGCAG AAAGGGAGGCTTACTGCTAAACAACGTGCTGGGCATCGTGGGGGCGTGCCTAATGGGTTTCACGAAACTTGCCGAGTCGTACGAAATGCTATTCTTTGGACGATTCATCATCGGTGTCAATTGTGGCTTGAACACCTCGTTGGTTCCCATGTACATATCGGAAATAGCGCCATTGAACCTAAGAGGCGGCCTAGGCACGGTGAATCAGCTCGCTGTTACGGTGGGCCTCCTGGTCTCCCAGGTGCTGGGCATCGAGCAAATCCTTGGAACAAACGAGGGTTGGCCCGTACTCTTAGGACTAGCTATCTGTCCTGCCATTCTACAGCTATTGCTGCTTCCAGTTTGCCCGGAATCTCCAAG aTATTTGCTCATTACTAAACAGTGGGAGGAAGAGGCTCGGAAAGCTTTGAGAAGGTTGAGAGCCAGTAACCAAGTGGAGGAAGACATTGAGGAGATGAGAGCGGAGGAGCGAGCTCAACAAGCTGAGTCCACGATATCGATGACAGAGCTTATATGCAGTCCAACTTTAAGAGCACCTCTCGTTATTGGTGTGGTTATGCAACTTTCGCAGCAGCTTTCGGGTATCAACGCC gtattttattattccacGAATCTGTTCACTAGTTCTGGTTTAACGGACGAGAGTGCCAAGTTTGCAACCATTGGCATAGGTGCCATCATGGTTTGTATGACGCTAGTGTCTATCCCACTCATGGATAGGACAGGAAGGCGTACGTTGCACTTGTACGGTCTCGGTGGCATGTTTATCTTTTCAATATTCATCACAATTTCGTTTCTCATAAAG GAGTTCTTTGGCTATGTGCAGGAAATGATCGACTGGATGTCCTACATCTCGGTGGTGTCGACCCTGTGCTTCGTCGTGTTTTTCGCCGTGGGGCCCGGATCTATACCCTGGATGATCACGGCGGAACTGTTCTCGCAAGGCCCTAGACCCGCCGCCATGTCCATTGCGGTTCTCGTCAATTGGATGGCTAATTTTTTGGTTGGCATCGGTTTTCCAAGCATGAAG ACTAGCCTTGAAAATTACACGTTCCTACCGTTCAGTGCATTTCTAGCCATCTTCTGGATCTTCACTTACAAGAAGGTTCCTGAGACCAAGAATAAAACGTTCGAAGAGATTCTAGCTTTATTCAGGCATGGTAACGACAG GAGCAGCTTGCGGGACAGCAGACTTTATGG GAGCATGCTAAACTGTGTGAATGCATTAGAGGGACACATACCGCCAGCAGAGAGCGCAGCCCTGATGGTGGCAGAGGAGAAGCCACATCCTGATTCATGTAAGGCTTTAAAAAAACAACCTGACCAGCATCAATCACGATACATTGTGACACGATAA
- the LOC105830790 gene encoding glucose transporter type 1 isoform X12: MACEFFKGLTLFLSYAILAAVLGMLQFGYNTGVINAPEVNIENFMKDVYKDRYGEDISDDSVKTLYSVAVSIFAIGGMVGGFSGGTIANRFGRKGGLLLNNVLGIVGACLMGFTKLAESYEMLFFGRFIIGVNCGLNTSLVPMYISEIAPLNLRGGLGTVNQLAVTVGLLVSQVLGIEQILGTNEGWPVLLGLAICPAILQLLLLPVCPESPRYLLITKQWEEEARKALRRLRASNQVEEDIEEMRAEERAQQAESTISMTELICSPTLRAPLVIGVVMQLSQQLSGINAVFYYSTNLFTSSGLTDESAKFATIGIGAIMVCMTLVSIPLMDRTGRRTLHLYGLGGMFIFSIFITISFLIKEFFGYVQEMIDWMSYISVVSTLCFVVFFAVGPGSIPWMITAELFSQGPRPAAMSIAVLVNWMANFLVGIGFPSMKTSLENYTFLPFSAFLAIFWIFTYKKVPETKNKTFEEILALFRHGNDRSSLRDSRLYGSMLNCVNALEGHIPPAESAALMVAEEKPHPDSCKALKKQPDQHQSRYIVTR, from the exons GGACTGACGCTTTTCCTGTCGTACGCGATACTAGCAGCCGTATTGGGAATGTTGCAGTTTGGATACAACACTGGAGTGATTAACGCGCCTGAAGTG AACATAGAGAATTTTATGAAAGACGTGTACAAGGATAGGTACGGGGAGGATATTTCGGATGATTCTGTTAAGACGTTGTACTCCGTGGCCGTGAGCATATTCGCGATCGGTGGTATGGTGGGTGGTTTCAGCGGAGGGACAATTGCCAACAGATTTGGCAG AAAGGGAGGCTTACTGCTAAACAACGTGCTGGGCATCGTGGGGGCGTGCCTAATGGGTTTCACGAAACTTGCCGAGTCGTACGAAATGCTATTCTTTGGACGATTCATCATCGGTGTCAATTGTGGCTTGAACACCTCGTTGGTTCCCATGTACATATCGGAAATAGCGCCATTGAACCTAAGAGGCGGCCTAGGCACGGTGAATCAGCTCGCTGTTACGGTGGGCCTCCTGGTCTCCCAGGTGCTGGGCATCGAGCAAATCCTTGGAACAAACGAGGGTTGGCCCGTACTCTTAGGACTAGCTATCTGTCCTGCCATTCTACAGCTATTGCTGCTTCCAGTTTGCCCGGAATCTCCAAG aTATTTGCTCATTACTAAACAGTGGGAGGAAGAGGCTCGGAAAGCTTTGAGAAGGTTGAGAGCCAGTAACCAAGTGGAGGAAGACATTGAGGAGATGAGAGCGGAGGAGCGAGCTCAACAAGCTGAGTCCACGATATCGATGACAGAGCTTATATGCAGTCCAACTTTAAGAGCACCTCTCGTTATTGGTGTGGTTATGCAACTTTCGCAGCAGCTTTCGGGTATCAACGCC gtattttattattccacGAATCTGTTCACTAGTTCTGGTTTAACGGACGAGAGTGCCAAGTTTGCAACCATTGGCATAGGTGCCATCATGGTTTGTATGACGCTAGTGTCTATCCCACTCATGGATAGGACAGGAAGGCGTACGTTGCACTTGTACGGTCTCGGTGGCATGTTTATCTTTTCAATATTCATCACAATTTCGTTTCTCATAAAG GAGTTCTTTGGCTATGTGCAGGAAATGATCGACTGGATGTCCTACATCTCGGTGGTGTCGACCCTGTGCTTCGTCGTGTTTTTCGCCGTGGGGCCCGGATCTATACCCTGGATGATCACGGCGGAACTGTTCTCGCAAGGCCCTAGACCCGCCGCCATGTCCATTGCGGTTCTCGTCAATTGGATGGCTAATTTTTTGGTTGGCATCGGTTTTCCAAGCATGAAG ACTAGCCTTGAAAATTACACGTTCCTACCGTTCAGTGCATTTCTAGCCATCTTCTGGATCTTCACTTACAAGAAGGTTCCTGAGACCAAGAATAAAACGTTCGAAGAGATTCTAGCTTTATTCAGGCATGGTAACGACAG GAGCAGCTTGCGGGACAGCAGACTTTATGG GAGCATGCTAAACTGTGTGAATGCATTAGAGGGACACATACCGCCAGCAGAGAGCGCAGCCCTGATGGTGGCAGAGGAGAAGCCACATCCTGATTCATGTAAGGCTTTAAAAAAACAACCTGACCAGCATCAATCACGATACATTGTGACACGATAA